TTGAACGGCAGTGCTGGCATGGATCCGGTGATGCGCGTCGGTTGCACGGCCGCGACAGTGTCATCAGCGCActcgtcgagcatgtcgcgctTCCGCAAAGGCTCGTCTGGGCACGAACCGCGGGGCGTATTCATACCTGATTCTGTGGCGTGCATGGTACTGCTGGATACAAGTACGTGCGTGGATATGTCAATGTCCGTCTCTGCAtcacgcgccttggccaGTCGAGCGACTTGGGCTTTTTGGGCACGCAGCTcttccgccgcgcggatACCCCACGAGCCCTTGAAAATGCAGTGCACCTCTTCGAGCGACAATTGGCGCGTGTCGGGGTATCCGAGGAAAATAAGCACTGCACCCAGCGCACACAGCCCAGCGTAGAACCCAAACGCACCGGAAGCGGTGATCGAACGGACCATGGACAAATACGTAGCGTTGATCAGCAGATTAAATGCCCAGTTAGTCGCCGTTGCAATGCTCGTCCCAATTGCGCGCGTCTCAATCGCAAAAAGCTCGCCCTGCTGCCACGGCACATTTCCGAGACCGAGCGCGTAAAACAAAACGTAGAACATGATCCCAACAATAAGCAAGTCGGCCCAAGTCTGGTTGATCTGGTCTTCGTTCAGCTCGTCTGTATTAATGGTGACGGGGGAAATGTAGACAAAGCATACGCAGCAAAATATCAGAGCAAGCGCCATCAAAGGCACTGTGTACAGCAACACACGCCGCCGTCCAATAATGTCGATGAACTTGAAAGCGATCAATGTACCGATAAAGTTGGTCGCGCTCACGACCATCGACACTGCCAGCGGCTCTTTTAGGCCGACGGTTGCAAAAATAGTGCCGCTGTAGGACATGAGCGTATTAAAACCTGAAAGCTGCTGAAGTGCCTGAAGTCCGCATGCAATTGCAAGTGCCTTGGCGTTGGCCCCAGTAAACAGTTTCCGCAGGCGCATGTGGAAAGGAAGCTGCTTGCCCAATTGCTGCACTTCACTCACAGCTTCAGCaacttgctcggcgcgcaatCGACAGCTCTCTTCGGACGCATCGGGGTAGATGCGCTGGAATGTACGCGTCACCTTGTCGATCCTTCCGCGGCGCCCATCATACCGCGGCGACTCTGGCAGCCACGCCATACTAATAAGAGAAATGATAGCAGGaatcgcgccgccagcaaCAGTGTAGCGCCAGCCTCCTTTGACGTGTTGAAAGCCCGCGCCGACTCCGTTGGCAATGAGCTGTCCCATGGTAAGAAAAGCAACGTTTAGGGTAACGAGACGACCACGCAAATGCGCTggcgcaagctcgccaatCCAGAGTGGGACAATCATACTCGCAACCCCAACACCAATTCCCACCACGAGACGCCCAGCAATCAGGGTCCCTAtattttgcgccgccgcctggACAATAGCGCCAACAATAAAGACAGCAtttgcaagcgcaatcACAATACGCCGACCAAACCATTCCGAAGGGAACATGGCGCACACCGCACCTATCAACGCGCCGACCGAAGTCGCAGCCGTCGCCATTTCTTTTTGCCAGTCACTGAGGGGATGTCCCAAGTCGCTTTTAATTGTAACAAGCACAGCTGAAATGTACCCCGTGTCATATCCAAACAGCGAGCCAGACAAGGCGGCACACACGGTCAGCATCCAAATCGTCCAGCCGACGCGCTCATGCGTGGACTCTAGGTGCGGGACTACGGCGATGGGAGTGTTGTTCTGTAGCCCGTACTGGTCCACAGAATGCACAGCATTCAGACGATCGCTGAATGTATCTGTGTCATCGCTCTTTATACCCTCCAAGGGGGCCATCTCGATGGGCTCTGACATTGAGCGATCGGTCCTCGCGAGGCTGTGGAGAAAGCAGCCCAAATTTACCACGTGGAATTCTAGGGGGAGAACATGCTATGGCATGGGCCTCAGAGAGCCCACGTATCGAGGCCGTCGTACTGGACGCCAGGACTACTGGTGACCTCGCCGATGACAATGAGACTTTCGCCGTAGGCATTCAGCTCGTCTACCACTTCGTCCGCACGGTCTGCCGGGACACACAACACCATTCCGATACCATTGTTGAACGTACGCGCCATTTCTTCCGGCGCAATCCCACCAACCTTTTGCGCCCAGCGAAAGATCGGCTGGCGCTCCCACGTACGCAAATCAATACGCGCTCCCAGATGGTCGGGGAGCATACGCGGCACATTCTCAGTAAATCCACCACCAGTaatgtgcgcgaggccaTTCACGTTGTGCATTTTATTGTGCAACACGTAGTGCAAAGGCTTGACGTATATCGTGGTCGGCACAAGTAAAGCGTCACCAAGAGTTTTAGGTGTCTTGTACCCATTTACGACTTCGTCTGGCTTGCCCCATGGGCACGGCGAGCTGTATGCGAGACCAGAGTGCTCCACAcacttgcgcaaaagcgaATAACCATTGGAATGCGGCCCACTGCTGCGCAGTCCAAGCAGCTTGTCGCCAGCGCTCATGTTAGATTTGCGCGGAAGCAGCTCATTGCGGCCAACCGCACCCACGGCAAACCCAGCCAAGTCGTACTCGCTGCCACTATACATGCCTGGCATCTCGGCCGTTTCGCCGCCGACCAAGGCACACTCTGCTTGGTAACATCCTTCCGAAATGCCTTCAATCACCGAAGTGGTCATGTTTACGTCCAGGTTCGAGCAAGCAAAATAGTCCAAAAAGAAGAGGGGCTGTGCGGCCTGCACGAGCAAATCGTTGACCGACATTGCGACGAGGTCAATGCCGATCGTGTCGTGCTTATTGTAttcgtgcgcaatgcggaGCTTGGTGCCCACACCATCCGTGCCACTGATCAGGATTGGGTCCGACGCGCCCGCGTAGCGCATATCGAATGCGGCGCCAAAACCGCCAAGACCGCCAATACAGCCAGgccgctgcgtgctgcgcacaagcgGCTTAATGCGCTCTACAAGCGAGTTTCCAGCCTCGATACTGACGCCTGCTTGGGCGTACGTAAAGCCATCGTTCTTTTTATTTGTTGAGGCGagggcgcgatgcgcaataTCCTTGCGGTAACACATACCGTCAAAGTGGATCTGCTGGATGCCCGCGTACGCTTTGTCCAGTGCATCCTGGAGTGTTTTCCCAACGGCAGAAACGACAAGGACACGTCCGCCGGCCGTAAGCAGCTCGCCATCAGCGGTTTTGGTGCCTGCGTGATACACCGTGACACTTTGCGGCATCGGGCCAATCTTGATTGGTTTGCCCGTCTCGTACTTGCCAGGGTAGCCACCGCTGGCCAGCACGACACTAACTGCATAGTCAGGCAGAGTTGAGAACTCGATACAGTCCAAGCGGTGCTTTACACACCCCATCATGATGTCGACGAGGCAACCCGTCGGGTTGAGCAGGTCCAGAACAGCCTCGGTTTCGGGATCACCGAACCGGACATTGTACTCGAGCACTTTGGGTCCTTCGGACGTGATCATCAGACCAACAAACAGCATGCCAACAAAAGGATATCCATCCTGGCGCATACCCTTGATCGTCGGTtcgagcacgcgcgcttggatTTGCGCCATCATCTTCGGCGTGTCGTAGGGGGTGGGACAGTACGCACCCATGCCGCCCGTATTCAGACCAGTGTCACCCTCTCCTATACGCTTATGGTCCTGGCATCCaggcagcgcacgcaccgtgTATCCATCGGAGAAGGCAAGCACAGAAAgctccgcgccgtcgagccGTTCCTCAACGACGAGCGTGTCGCATGCATCTGCTCCGAACACTTGTTTGACAAGCAGGTCATTCACGCCTTCAGCAGCCTCCTCGTCAGTTTCTGGGAGCAAGACACCCTTGCCGCCAGCGAGGCCACTAGCCTTGAGTACGACACGCTTGGCACCAAGCGATTTGATGTAGTCCATGCATACGTCCACCTCATTACGCGTAAAAATGCGGAACTGCGCCGTAGGAATATTGTGGCGGTTCATAAACTCTTTGGCAAACTCTTTGGAACCTTCCATCTgggccgcagcgcgagagGGGCCGAAGACGGGAATGCCGACTAGTGTTAGGGTATACTCGATACGCACCTTGTTGGAACGCGTTTTGCACGCCTGCAACAAGCGGTGCCTCGGGACCTGGAATACACAGATTCACCTATGGTTAGCCGTAAGCACAACGCACATTGTGTTCTTTTGCCCATTGCACAATCGCGGAGAAGTCGCCCGAAGCGGCGGGCGACGCAACATTCGAACATCTGTCGCCCAGGACGCTTGTACCGCCGTTACCTGGCGCACAATATACATGCTCGACGCTCTTCGAGCGCAAGAGATgcaccgcaagcgcatgctcgcGGCCACCCGAGCCAAGAATTAATGCACGCACCGACGACATGAAGGGAAACGATGGAGCGCCAACTTAGTCAgcattttttttttgtttTTGCGTCGACCGGGACGATAAAATGCGCGATTTTTTTTGGTGCGTCGTCGTTGCTACAACCAtgtcgaagcgcgcgttGGCGGAATCTGCGGAGGCGCAACAGCCTGCGCGCACAAATATGcaaggcgatgcgccgatAGAGCATGATGAGGGCATGGGAGAGTTTGAAGATCCATTCGAGGATGAATTTGAGAGCGACGAAGGGGAGGTCGTCGATGCCGCAGACGAGGACACACAGATGGAAATCGACGGCGTCCCCGTCTCCGACAAGATACAACGATTGGATGAAGAGGACGATGAGCCCCAAGCACCAGCCGAAACATATATCCCGGGTGTCCAAAAACTGGAAGACGGCCAGACGTTGGTTCCCGACCAGTCGGTCTACGACATGTTCCACCGCATGAACGTGACATGGCCGTGCCTCTCGTTTGATTTTCTGCACGACCACCTTGGTACGCAGCGAAAGACGTTCCCGCATACCTCGTTCCTTGTCACTGGTACGCAGGCCGATACGGCAAAGAACAATGAAGTGATTGTCATGAAGGCAAGCGCCATGCACCGCACATCGCGTGATGATGGTACGTATATCTCCAGAAACACAGCATGGCAATGATGCTCTGAGGCATTTGGCTGTATGAGCGGTCTCCGTTCGATGCCGAAAACAAACTCGCTACCTTACTTTTTTATTGTCTGAGCCATGCTGTTTTTTTGCTAGTGGACACTACTAACAATAGAACCTTCCGACAACGAAGACAACGAAGACGACGACAATGTCGACGATGACGCGGTGCTGGAGTATCGCTCTATTCCTCACCTCGGAGGTGTAAACAGGattcgcgctgcgccggtTGCCGCGCCGAACGCTTCCGAGCTTTGCTTGGATCCGTACCCTGTAGCCTCCTGGTCGGAGACGGGCAACGTTTCCATTTTTGATGTGCGCCCTTTGTTTAATGTACTCAGCGAGCCAGGCACGCAAATCGACCGCAAAACCGTGAATGTACCGCTCTACACGGTAGAAAATCACCGCGGCGTCGAAGGCTTTGCCATGGACTGGGGCGGTCTTTTTGGCTCTGGCGCGAGTGGCAAAGGCCATCTCCGGCTTTTGACCGGTGATGTGCACAGCAAGATATTTCTTACGACAAGCACTAATACGGGCTTTACGACGCACGCGAACCCATTTGAGAGCCACACGTCTTCTATTGAGGATCTCCAGTGGAGTCCTTCGGAGCCCACCGTGTTTGCCTCTTGCTCTGCGGACCAGAGTATTCGCATCTGGGACGTGCGTGTAAAATCCCATCGTTCCTCTCTTGCCATTGACAGCGCACACGACCAGGACGTGAATGTAATTAGCTGGAACCATGGCACCCAGTACCTTTTACTTTCTGGCGGCGATGATGGCGCACTGAAAGTGTGGGATATGCGCAACTTTAAGAGCGGGAACAAGCCTTCGCCTGTGGCACAATTCAACTGGCACCAGGGGCCCATTTACAGCGTTGAGTGGAACCCCAATGAAGATAGCACGTTTGCTGCCGCTGGGCGTGACGACCAAGTCACGCTCTGGGACTTGGCCGTGGAGCACGATCCAGACGAGGACACTTCGCAGCTGCCCAAAGGCCCAAATGGCGAGCCTGTTCCCAGCCAGCTGCTGTTCTGCCACCACGGCGCGTCAGAAGTGAAGGAGGTTCACTGGCACGCACAGATTCCTGGAATGCTTGGGAGCACCAGCGCTGACGGCTTCCACTTTTTGAAGACCATCTCAGTGTAATACCCATAGAGAATGTACTACTATTATTCTACTTGCCCGTGTATGCCCATGCTTCTACAAACTGCCGCATCTCGGTGGGCATCGGTGCCTTGCACAGACGGTCATAGTCGTAGGCCACCACACTTTGCTCGCCTTCGGCCACGACCGCGGCTTGGTTCACCGAGTAAATTGCAGACTTGATGGCGAAGCggtcgtcgcgctcgagtgGAAGCACGCCTTGCGCAACAAGCACCGTATCAGGGTAGTTCACAGGACGCTTGTAGCGGCAATAGTTGGTTGCGAGAATGAAGCCGACGCCCGCACCAGTGGCAATGTCTGAGTACAGTTTCGGCGACAGGGTGCTTTTCGCGCACTCAAGCCAGTGCATGCGACCGCTCTCGAACCAGCGGATATAATGCATGTTGTTTACATGCCGGAACTGATCTATCTCGCCCCATGCTACATTCTGCTGGAGGACGCTCTGGGCCGGATAcccgagcgcagcgacggcaTCGACTGCGGCGTCGATTTCCTGGCGACGCTTGGCTTGCTCAGCGCGGAACGTTTCCATGGACGGAATCGTCGGCGTGTTGAGCATGCGCAGTGCCACAGATGGACGTGCGCACAGTGACGCCGGGGCACGGAATTGCGTGCGAATGCTGCGAATGCCGAACATGGAGGTAACAGCGAGGATGTAATGACTAATCTAGGTATCTAGGGCGAAAAACGGCGTGGTGGACGCCGCTCTTTTGCCGAGCGGaggcgcatgtgcgcggGAGAATCAGCGTGTGGCTCGCTTTTCCGTTTCCTTGTGCGACGGGGTGAGGGTATAGACGGAACTTTGGGCTCGTGTTGTCTCcgatcgcggcgcgaaTACGTGCGTAGCGCACGCGGGGGCGGCATATCTTGTGTGCTTGCGGCTGTATTCAGCGTATCCTCTACTTCATCTGCGCTTGACGCATCCTCTTTCGTCCATGGTCCATAGGTAGGCACAACATACACTTCATCAATCATGCTAGAGCCAACGATACGATGCAAAGAGTGGTatgccggcgccggcaaCATATTCACATCAAGCCGCTGCATTTCCAACGCGTCTGTAAATACGTCTTGACACTCTGCGCCCTCTTCGTGCAAAACAATTGGGTCCAAAGTACATGAACGCACCAGAAAAGTAGGTGCGCCAGCCATGCGCGTAAGAGTAAGCCGTTGTAATGTACAATGCAAGCGCGTTGTCGGTGTTGTATGCTCCGCTTCCATGGATGCAAAAGGGTCGCGAGTGGGCGTGGCAGGTGCAGGCGTTTGGTTTGGGCTGTCCTGTTCTAATACTGCAGGGACTTTGATAGCGCCGGTGATCATTGTGGGCGTGGTATTGTGTTCGTCGCAATTCGAAtccatgccgcccatggaAAAATCAATCACTGCATACAGATCGTCGTCATGGTGTGTCGTATGCTGCAAAAAATCTCCGACACCAGGTAAAAACTCTACCTCCTCAAGTTGCGTTGTGCTGGGAGGATGCAGAGACGAAGGCCAAGCATGTGTGATCGTAGAAGCGCGCTCTGTTTCTTGTACAGAGTCTCCCAAGCGACTGGGCATCAATGGTGCTGGTGTCCTATCTTCAGCGTATACACCGTCCTGTGCAGTGTCGCTGGCTTTGGCTTCAAACTTGCTTTGGCTGGGATGGTGCAGCTCCGGCATTTCCGTCTCTACCTCTGCCTCGAGCTCCTGCTTATTGGTATCCACGTGCTTTGTATCGGACGGCATTGCCTCGCCGGTTCGACGCTCATCCTCCTCTGCACTGAAATGGTCGCTATCAGATAGAACGACAATGGGATAATAAGGCTTGTCTGGCGGAGAATGGGATGTGTGCGAAACATCATACAAAGCTTCCGTCTCAGCGGTGTGTAATGCATCCCGGGTCTCGTGAATTTGCGTTGGATCAGAAGTGAGCGGCTCGATATGCGCAAGCTGAGTCGAGGCGCTCAGAGAGGGGTCAAAGTCAGTATGATTTGCATTGTGTATATGATCATTAGTGCAGTCCTGGGTGCTTTCGTGGCCCTTGTCTTGGTGCTCGCAATTCTCGTCAGGGTCTTTCAGAGTCTCCTCTTGATCGTCTGCGTGATCCTCGACTTGAACTTTTCGCATCTCAACTTGGACGTCTTTGTGCTTGTCTTGGTCTTCCTCGCTCTCAACTTGATCTTCTTCTTCTCCTTCTCCCACGCTCTCGTCTTGCTCCTCCTCGCTCTCGTCTTCATCCTCTTCGACGCTCTCCTCATCCTCATCCTCTTCTTCACTCTCATCTTCATCCTCATCCTCTTCTTCACTCTTATCTTCATCCTCCTCGTCATCCTCTCCGCTCGAGCCAACCTCTTCGATCAATAGCTTCTTCGCAAGACTCGACGGCTCAGCAACCTCCATTCGCGAtcggagcagcgcatcaatGTCGACCTTATCACCGTCACGAAATGCGGCAAACAAAGAGGAAGGCGTATCCGTGACGCTCGGCATATCAGCGTCTGACTCTACGCGCCAGACACGCTCGCCAAAATCGTCGAGGCGTACAGGCGCATCGTCTTCGGAGTGCATAACACCGCCCAGCGCCAAGAGCTCCTGCATCGCTTCACGAGTACGCTGCATATGCTCACACATCTGCTCATCGTTTAACTCTTGCTGCTCCTCTGCTTCTTCTGGCTCCTCTGGCTCTAAAGCGAGGAGCGACTCGTTATGTTTTGTCCTACGCTCCGTAAACATAGGCTGGTAAAGAAcgctccgccgcgcattCTCTGCAGCATGTCGAGGAAGTAGAGCATCGCGCACCCGGTCGCGGATCCCTGCAATCCATTCGACCTCGTTAAAGTGTGCAAACGCCGAACGCCGCGGCCCACGCCGGTCTGCGGGCATGCTGGTGGAGTGGAGAACTAGCTCGGCCGAACCACAGAGGCCGTGCACTTGCACTTCTGACTGGGGTGCTCTTGGCAATAGTTGCTGATGACTTtttctgcgctgcaggatgCGATTGTGtcgcagcgcgacgtgtCCGAGCAGCTAAAAGCACGGATCGCATCTCAGAAGGATATAATGGCTGATACTTCGTTACGCACACTAGCGCTGGCCTCTGTGCCTCCCGCCCCAGCGCTCTCAATGAAACGGCGGGCGGTGCTAAAGACACAGCGTGCCAAAGTCGCAAGCATCGCCTGGGCACCGGATGATGTGCATCTTCTTTCAGCTTCTCAGGATGGGTTTCTTATCTTGTGGGATACACAAACGGCACTAAAGGAGCAGGCTGTTGCGTTGCGTATGGGCTGGGTCCTTACGTGTGCCGTTTCCCCTGCGGGTGACATTGTAGCCAGCGGTGGCCTTGACAATGTATGCACGATATTTGACCTGAAGCAAAAGACGAATGAGGTTAGCGTACCTGTTGCCCACGAACTGCACGGCCACAATGCCTTTGTCAGTGATTGTCTCTTCCGGGGCGAGGCAGAGGTCTTGACCAGCTCGGGCGATGGCACATGCGCGCTATGGGATGTGCAGAGCGAATGCATGACGCAGAGCTTTGAAGGCCACATTGGGGACGTGATGAGCATTTCATTCTCCAAACAAAATCCCAACTTGTTTGTTTCCGGCGCCTGTGACGACCTTGCGATGCTCTGGGATACACGAACGGGCCGATCAGAACAGACGTTCACCGGGCACTCGCGCGATGTAAATGCCGTGTGCTTCTTCCCGGATGGACAAGCGTTTGCGACCGGCTCTGACGACGCGTCTTGCCGCTTGTACGatctgcgcgcacgccgcgaaTTGGCTGCGTACGGACAGTTATCGACCACAAGCCCTGTTACGTCGCTTGATTTTACCCATTCCGGCCGCGTACTTGTGGTTGCATACGATGACAACCGTATACATATGTGGGATACGCTGCGGGGAGAGCGCGTAGGTACCATGCAAGGTCACGAGGAAAGAACTTCTGCAATACGGACAAACGCGCGGGGGGATAGAATCGCCAGCGCTGGATGGGATGCACGGATCTTGCTATGGGGTATCTAGAGTTGTGTAGGAACTAGGGTTTGCGTTTAGGTACAGGACTTGGGACGGGAGACCACTGCTGCGtcgcaatgcgcgctctgcgctCCGCATCTGCCGCAGAGCGCTGTGAGCTTGGCGTGTTGTTTGCAAGGTGCGAGAAGAGAGAAGTGCGCTTTCCCATCGCCGTGCGTTCATAGAGGGAACGCGCGGCGGGGCTTAGATCGCTGCGGCGGCTTGCGCGAGTGGAGCGAAGTTTAGGTACTTTAAAGCCGTGCTCGGTGCGTGGCGTTTCAATGTGCGACGAAGCAGTctcggtgcgcggcgaagcgcggcgaagCTGGCGCGGCGTACCTGCTACCGTTCCCCACGTCATCAACTGCTCAAGTCGGCGCTCGCCTAAATTTTCTGCGTGTGCAGATGCCACTGGGCTGACATACCCATAGCCATGGACCTGTGGTGTGCCGCGAATTGCAGCGTCCATGATGCTGCTACTTGGCGTCGACGGTGTGGACTCTTCTTTCGTTTCAGCAAGTCGCGTGTTTGCATAGCGTACGCGTGGAAGCGATTGTGCAActgtgcgcgagctcgagcgccgctcgagcgTGCCTTTATCTGCATCCGGCGCATACATGAGCGAGTTGCGTGCCTTAAAGCGCCATGTGCCGGGTGCGACGCCACAAGTTTGGCCCTTTTTCTCTGCGCAGGGCACGTGTACAAGAGCGTTGGATGCCGCCGCATGTGGTGCCGCTTCAAtaggcgcagcgcttgcctCACTCTCCGCGTTGTACGCCCATTGGTGctttgcacggcgcttttcgcgcgccacTTGCATGAGCTGTGCAAAAGAAGCATTGTCCTCGGAGGTATAGCGGGCTTGGTACTGGTCCAGCGTCATGTTGAGGCGCAGTTCAGGAATCTGCTCTGCACGCATGGGCGTATCGTGCAGCGGTGCGGCTGCATCCCACGcaggcgtcggcgtcggcggcacggGCGTCAACGTCGCATGGCGTGGCGTCTCGGCCACGTCCATCGGCGTCATAGGCTCGCCCGCGTCCccacgcgctgtgcgctcTGCAAGTATGCCTGCACGCTCCTCTTCCTGTACCAAATtacgcgcagcagcgtacacctcatcgtcgtcgccgctCTCCAGAGCCGCAAAATACGCATTTTCTGCACGGAGACGCGGCAACTCTGGAAAGAAATCCCGCTGTATAATACGTGCAAGTCCGTCGGAATACTTTTCTTCTTCAAGTACTACTTGACGCCGCAGAGAGCGCTCGCCagggcgcggcggcacaatGAGCGCACCGCTTGTCGCTTGAAAAGGCGCGTCGTTGGCCATGGCAGAAACCGACCCTCGCACCTCcacagcgcgcgaggcaaGGAACCCTCCACATAAACGCTACGTGCTATGTATCCCATCCTTGCATTTCCTCGTCCAGTACACGTCGGTTCGGTTTTCGGCTAGTACGTCCAGTGCGTTTCGGAGCATATCGACTCTTGGGCTGCACTGAGCTGCCGCCGATTCGGGCGTAATGCTGCGCTTCGGGGCCCAAATGTTGATACGCATACGCCTCTGCATGCGGCAAGCGCTCCATGTTGTGCTTTGGGGTATTcatcgtgcgccgcgcagcgtccagAATctgctgtgcgtgcgccgcccggTCAGTATTTGGTGCAGCGAGCATTGCATCGATAAGGAGATCTGGCTCAACAGGCGTCTGTGCGTTGGCTCGCATCTCTGCGACGCTCGGAGCAAGTGTGTTCGGCGTACTTGCCAGGTCATAGTGCGGAAATAAATCGCCATGCCGTGCCTTGCGTGCATCCTGGTACGCCTGACGCCCCGAAGATTTGGCAACAGTAAATCGCTGGATTGCACCGGACGGCATGTATGCATCCATCGTGACGTGGCCGCCTTTTTTCAGCGGTGTCTGCAATATCCTAGGCCATTGATAAGCATCAAGCTTTAGTGCCTGGTCAGCATTAAAGCCAGTAGCCTCGAGTGCGTGCACACACGCCTGTACTGCATCGTCTGCGCACTCCCCTGGCGCACCGCTTATTTCTGCATCTTGTGCAACC
This is a stretch of genomic DNA from Malassezia vespertilionis chromosome 1, complete sequence. It encodes these proteins:
- a CDS encoding uncharacterized protein (EggNog:ENOG503NX6G; COG:S), with the protein product MANDAPFQATSGALIVPPRPGERSLRRQVVLEEEKYSDGLARIIQRDFFPELPRLRAENAYFAALESGDDDEVYAAARNLVQEEERAGILAERTARGDAGEPMTPMDVAETPRHATLTPVPPTPTPAWDAAAPLHDTPMRAEQIPELRLNMTLDQYQARYTSEDNASFAQLMQVAREKRRAKHQWAYNAESEASAAPIEAAPHAAASNALVHVPCAEKKGQTCGVAPGTWRFKARNSLMYAPDADKGTLERRSSSRTVAQSLPRVRYANTRLAETKEESTPSTPSSSIMDAAIRGTPQVHGYGYVSPVASAHAENLGERRLEQLMTWGTVAGTPRQLRRASPRTETASSHIETPRTEHGFKVPKLRSTRASRRSDLSPAARSLYERTAMGKRTSLFSHLANNTPSSQRSAADAERRARIATQQWSPVPSPVPKRKP